GCTTCTTCTTTATTTTGGTTAAACGCATGTGCGTACGGACCCGTGTAAAATTCTATTCTTTCAGCACCTGTCTCTCTGGCTTTATAAATTCTTTCTCTGACAGGATCGATAAAAAGACTAACCCGAATTCCGGCATCCTGCAATCTTTTTACAACATCACTCAGAAACTCAAAATGCAATACAGTATCCCACCCATTATCTGAAGTGAGTGCTTCGGGAGCATCCGGCACAAGGGTGCATTGATGTGGCTTATGTAATAGTACCATCTGTAAGAATTCCGGCGTTGGATAGCCCTCAATGTTCAGTTCAGTGGTAACAACTTCTTTCAATTTTGGAATATCATCAATTCTGACGTGTCGCTGATCCGGTCTTGGATGAACGGTAATTCCGTCTGCACCAAATGCTTCACAATCTGTCGCAATCTGAACCAAATCCGGCAAATTACTACCTCTGGCATTTCGAATCAAAGCAATTTTATTAATATTTACGCTTAGTTTGGTCATATTCAGAAGTTAAAAATAATTTCAATTTGTTGGAATCCGCTTAATGTCTGAAGACTATTTTACCAAAGTGATGTCCCGATTCCAACCTGTCAAAACCTTTGTCGAGTTCTTCAAATAAAAAGACGTTGTCTATAACCGGTTGAATTTTATGTTCAGTAACGAAGTCCAGCAGATTAATAAAATCCTGATCAGAACCCATCGTCGAACCAAACATCGTTAATTGCTTCCAAAAAAAAGGTTGTGGATTCAGGTTTTCAAAGGGCCCCAGAGTTGCACCATAAAAAGCAATTTTAGCACCCGGATTACATAATTTCACAAAATGACTAAATCCTGCACCTCCGGCACTGTCGATTATTATATCCACTCCGCCGGAAAGAGACATCAATTTGTCAGGCCAGTCTTCGTCTTTATAATTCACACCTCCGGAAGCTCCAATATTTATAGCTTTTTGAATTTTATCATCTGAACCTGAAGTCACAAATACCTGACAACCGGATGCCAAAGCAAACTGCATGGCAAACAAAGCAACTCCACCGCCAATCCCGGTTATCAGGACTTTTTGACCTGCGACAGGCTGACACTTCACTACTAAAGCCCGGTAAGCTGTTAATCCGGCTAACGGAAGTGCTGCGGCTGCTTCAAAACTGAGATGCTCCGGTTTTATATGACAATATTCCTGCGGTACATAAATATATTCAGCAAAAGTACCATGATCCGGCATTCCAAGTACTCTGAAACGGGAAGACTGAGCCAATTCACTATTGCCCCAATACCATCCGGGTTGAATTACCACGGATTTTCCGTTAACTTCTCCCGCACCATCTGAACCTAAAATTACCTGTGTGACAATTTTGGGATACTTTCCTTTTACAATCCATAAATCTCTATGATTGAGAGCAGAAGCTTTCACTTTTACTTTCAGCCATTGGTCATAACCTGCGTCTGTAAATTCGGATAGAACCGGTTTTTCTCCGATTGCATTAAATATCCAGGCTCTCATATTGATATTGTTTTATGAATCTCTAACAACAAAAAAACCGGATATGTTGCCATATCCGGTTTGAATAAACCCAGAATCATTTTTATAAACACATTACTCGATCAAAATCATTTTTTTGGTTGCTTTGAAGCTTCCTGCTTCCATTGTGTAGTAAAATACACCTTTGGATGAAAGTCCGGAGGACTGTATATTTAAAGTATGGTAACCTTTCGCATAATCGCCATTGGTACTGTAAACTTCTTTACCATTAATATCAAATATTCTGATTGAAACAGGAGAACTCTCCGCCAATTCAAATGCAATCTTAGTTACTCCTCTGAATGGATTCGGCTCGTTTTGGAAAAGAACATTGGACAATACTGTTCCTGCATCTTCTGATCTTACAGATAGTCTCAGCGGTCTTACTTCCAATCCGGAGTTATATACTTCAGAAACAATAATATCGTTGTTGAATTCAAATCCTGCCGAATTTCCATTAGCCAAAGCTTTGAAGTTCAGACTGAATAATACATCATTCTCAGAAACATTGATACCACTTGCCTGATCATAACTGAAGGTCATTTGACCATGATCTGCTTTCTGAAGGTTAAAATGATAATCCTTCACCTGGAATACTCCTGCTTCAAATCCAGTTATAGAAAGTTTCGATGCGTCGAAAGCTAATGTAAACTGTGTTCCGGTAATATCCAGAATATCACTTGCACGGAAGTCCACTTTAACCTGTTCACCAGATTTAAACTCTTTCAAACCTGTGTGAATACTGAAAGCAGCAGATCTGGTTTCATTTTGTCCACTTCTCGCATTCACTTTTGCACTATGGTTGACGTCACCCACTTTGACCGCTATAAAGTCCACATTTGATTTGTCTTCAAAAATAGAATCAAGATTAACTTTATTCGGAAAATCGTAAGGGAAAGTCGGATCTGAAAATGTATAATCCTTAGGTAAAAATCTCCATGAAGTATTATTTTCAAATTCAGTCGTTACACCCAGAATCAGTTTTCTAAGATTAACCAGGTCACTTGCTGTAATTGAACGAGAATTATTAATATCTGCAGCCAATAATTGGTATGGAGAATTAAATTTCTGTAAACCAAGAATATGTCTTTGAATCAGGACCAAGTCCAAAGTTGATACACCATTCAGAACATCATTATTTTTGTATGCACCGATAGTCATAGGATCAAATGTGCTTACACCATCAAATTTATAACGTCCTTCTTCGTCGGTCATCTTTTTATTGTTGGTCTCGTAATTCATATTGACGATATCCACTTCAATTTCTTCCACTCCTTCTTCCATTTCATTTGTAATTCTTCCAGCTACACTTGGGAGCAGTCCCGGAATATCTGTACATGCATTTGTCAATGGTGAATCCTGTAGTATCA
The genomic region above belongs to Saprospiraceae bacterium and contains:
- a CDS encoding pyridoxine 5'-phosphate synthase, whose protein sequence is MTKLSVNINKIALIRNARGSNLPDLVQIATDCEAFGADGITVHPRPDQRHVRIDDIPKLKEVVTTELNIEGYPTPEFLQMVLLHKPHQCTLVPDAPEALTSDNGWDTVLHFEFLSDVVKRLQDAGIRVSLFIDPVRERIYKARETGAERIEFYTGPYAHAFNQNKEEAVQPYRIAVAWCQEVGLGINAGHDLNLDNLHFFKQNIQGLLEVSIGHALVCDALYFGLKNTIQMYQHQLNR
- a CDS encoding zinc-binding dehydrogenase, whose protein sequence is MRAWIFNAIGEKPVLSEFTDAGYDQWLKVKVKASALNHRDLWIVKGKYPKIVTQVILGSDGAGEVNGKSVVIQPGWYWGNSELAQSSRFRVLGMPDHGTFAEYIYVPQEYCHIKPEHLSFEAAAALPLAGLTAYRALVVKCQPVAGQKVLITGIGGGVALFAMQFALASGCQVFVTSGSDDKIQKAINIGASGGVNYKDEDWPDKLMSLSGGVDIIIDSAGGAGFSHFVKLCNPGAKIAFYGATLGPFENLNPQPFFWKQLTMFGSTMGSDQDFINLLDFVTEHKIQPVIDNVFLFEELDKGFDRLESGHHFGKIVFRH